In Planctomycetaceae bacterium, one genomic interval encodes:
- a CDS encoding sulfatase translates to MRNPTDRPNIILINCDDLGYGDLSCYGSRVNRTPVLDSMAAAGVRFTDFYMASPVCSPSRGAMMTGCYPRRIGFGTFDGAWVLFPGQGVGLNPSEITMATLLRRQGYATYHIGKWHCGDQKEFLPTRHGFDSYFGIPYSNDMGWQKGWDNKWPPLPLMRDEEVIQAQPDQPNLIERYTERAVGFIRDNREKPFFLYLAHMQVHLPLYAPQRFVDASQNGRYGACVEAVDWSTAVLLYELRKLGLENNTLVIFTSDNGSRGKDGGSNAPLAGHKGTTYDGGLRVPCIMRWPGVIPAGRTCSEMALSMDFLPTFAGLAGTKAPDDRIIDGSDIRPLMLGQTGARSPHDAFFYHHVDTLFAVRSGRYKLHVRRQDKEVRELFDMEKDVGETVNLYDSKPEVVRELMKHIDHCRDDIGDAACKVEGANRRPCGRVANPVPLTVHDADYPYMQAEYDLPDRG, encoded by the coding sequence ATGCGCAATCCCACAGATCGACCGAACATTATTCTGATCAACTGCGACGACCTGGGCTATGGCGACTTGAGTTGTTATGGGTCGCGCGTCAATCGCACGCCGGTGCTGGATTCGATGGCAGCCGCCGGCGTGCGGTTCACCGACTTCTACATGGCCAGCCCCGTCTGCTCGCCCTCGCGCGGGGCGATGATGACGGGCTGCTACCCGCGGCGGATCGGGTTTGGCACGTTCGACGGGGCGTGGGTGCTGTTCCCCGGCCAGGGCGTCGGGCTCAACCCGTCCGAGATCACGATGGCCACGCTGCTGCGGCGGCAGGGCTACGCGACGTACCACATCGGCAAGTGGCACTGCGGCGACCAGAAAGAGTTCCTGCCCACGCGGCACGGGTTCGACTCGTACTTCGGCATCCCCTACAGCAACGACATGGGCTGGCAGAAAGGCTGGGACAACAAGTGGCCGCCCCTGCCGCTGATGCGCGACGAAGAAGTCATCCAGGCCCAGCCCGATCAGCCCAACCTCATCGAGCGATACACCGAGCGGGCGGTCGGTTTCATCCGCGACAATCGCGAGAAGCCCTTCTTCCTGTACCTGGCGCACATGCAGGTTCACCTGCCGCTGTACGCCCCGCAGCGATTCGTCGACGCCTCGCAGAACGGACGCTACGGCGCGTGCGTCGAGGCGGTCGACTGGAGCACGGCTGTGCTGCTCTACGAACTGCGCAAGCTCGGCCTCGAGAACAACACGCTGGTGATCTTCACCTCCGACAACGGCTCGCGCGGCAAGGACGGCGGCAGCAACGCCCCGCTGGCCGGGCACAAGGGCACGACGTACGACGGCGGTCTGCGCGTGCCGTGCATCATGCGCTGGCCGGGCGTGATCCCCGCCGGCCGCACGTGCAGCGAGATGGCGCTGTCGATGGACTTCCTGCCGACCTTCGCGGGCCTTGCCGGCACGAAAGCGCCCGATGACCGGATCATCGACGGCTCGGACATCCGCCCGCTGATGCTGGGCCAAACCGGCGCCCGCAGCCCGCACGATGCGTTCTTCTACCACCACGTCGACACGCTCTTCGCCGTCCGCAGCGGCCGATACAAACTGCACGTCCGCCGCCAGGACAAGGAAGTGCGCGAGCTTTTTGATATGGAAAAGGACGTGGGCGAGACTGTCAACCTGTATGACAGCAAGCCCGAGGTCGTGCGCGAGCTGATGAAGCACATCGACCACTGCCGCGACGACATCGGCGACGCGGCGTGCAAAGTCGAAGGCGCCAACCGCCGCCCCTGCGGCCGCGTGGCCAACCCCGTCCCCCTGACCGTCCACGACGCCGACTACCCCTACATGCAGGCCGAGTACGACCTTCCGGATAGAGGATAG
- a CDS encoding efflux RND transporter permease subunit, translating into MTIPELCIRRPVMTTLLMGGLLMVGVMGYRQLPVSDLPNVDIPTILVSATFPGASPSTMAAAVATPLERQFSTIAGLSSMSSSSQLGSTQITLQFDLDRDIDAAAQDVQAAISQAAAQLPPDLPNPPAYRKVNPADQPILYLALTSPTLPMYALDEYGQTLMGQQISTLPGVAQVLVFGSQKYAVRVRVDPPALAAMDLAIEDVVQAVRSGNVTLPTGVLYGPHKAFTIEASGQLNDAQAYRPLVVAYRGGAPVRLQDVADVFDSVENDKTAAWYCSPSSGQQRSVILAVQRQPGTNTVAVADAVRNLLPTFEKQLPRAVSLHMLYDRSESIRVSADEVQVTLVLVLVLVVLVIFLFLRSIAATLVASTALPASIIGTFAAMYLLDYSLDNLSLMAITLSVGFVVDDAIVVLENIVRHMEMGKPRLQAALEGSREIGFTIISMTLSLAAVFLPVLFMGGIVGRLFREFGVVIAVAVLISGMVSLTLTPMLCSRFLRPPQSGRRNRLYAWIERVFDRMAAFYGWTLRPVLRHKAATVLVSLAVLAGTFWLFAALPKGFLPSEDRSQIFCYVQAGEGISYQSMFAHQQAVNAEILRNPNVESFMSSAGGRGGFGALNTGFIFIRLTPIDQREQSADEIVQVFRRSLSTIPGVEVFPQNPPIISVGGQLTKSQYQYTLQSPDTSELYRYAQQLEARLSVHPGFRDVTSDLQIKNPQVNVQIDRDKARVYGVNAQQIETALFNAYASRQISTILAPNNQYQVVIEAQIPFQQNPDALRWIYIRSDNGQLVPLTAVTTVTEGAGPLTINHLGQLPSVTISFNLPAGAALGPAVAVVQELSADLPATVTTSFQGTAQAFQASQSGMLLQVLMAVLVIYIVLGVLYESFVHPVTILTALPFAGFGALAALMLTGTELSLYAFVGIIMLVGLVKKNGIMMIDFAVEAQRSEGKSPRDAIYDACLIRFRPIMMTTISTLAAGIPVALGTGVGADSRRPLGIAVVGGLIFSQTLTLYVTPVFYLLFERLRNFRRRKDEIDHRGSEQNETNEN; encoded by the coding sequence ATGACGATTCCCGAGCTATGCATCCGCCGACCGGTGATGACCACGCTGCTGATGGGCGGTCTTTTGATGGTGGGCGTGATGGGCTATCGCCAACTGCCCGTCAGCGACCTGCCCAACGTGGACATCCCGACGATCCTGGTCAGTGCTACCTTTCCCGGCGCCAGCCCGAGCACGATGGCCGCGGCGGTGGCCACGCCGCTGGAGCGCCAGTTCAGCACCATCGCGGGGCTGTCGTCCATGTCGTCGTCCAGCCAACTGGGCAGCACGCAGATCACGCTGCAATTCGACCTCGACCGCGATATCGACGCCGCGGCCCAGGACGTGCAGGCGGCGATTTCGCAGGCGGCGGCCCAGCTTCCCCCCGATCTGCCCAACCCGCCGGCGTATCGCAAGGTCAACCCCGCCGACCAGCCGATTCTCTACCTGGCCTTGACCAGTCCGACCCTGCCGATGTACGCGCTGGACGAGTACGGTCAAACCCTGATGGGCCAGCAGATTTCCACCCTTCCCGGGGTCGCGCAGGTGCTGGTGTTCGGGTCGCAGAAGTACGCCGTTCGCGTCCGGGTTGACCCGCCGGCGCTGGCGGCGATGGACCTGGCGATCGAGGATGTCGTCCAGGCCGTCCGGAGCGGTAACGTGACCTTGCCCACCGGCGTTCTGTATGGTCCGCACAAGGCCTTTACTATCGAGGCCAGCGGGCAGCTCAACGACGCCCAGGCGTACCGCCCCCTCGTGGTCGCCTATCGCGGCGGTGCGCCGGTTCGCCTGCAGGACGTCGCCGACGTTTTCGACAGCGTCGAGAACGACAAGACCGCCGCCTGGTATTGCAGCCCCTCCAGCGGGCAGCAGCGGTCGGTCATCCTGGCCGTCCAGCGCCAACCGGGCACCAATACCGTCGCGGTGGCCGACGCGGTCCGCAACCTGCTGCCGACCTTCGAGAAGCAACTGCCCCGGGCGGTTTCTCTGCACATGCTCTACGACCGCTCCGAGAGCATCCGCGTCTCTGCCGACGAGGTCCAGGTCACCCTCGTGCTGGTGCTGGTGCTGGTGGTGCTGGTGATCTTCCTGTTCCTGCGGAGCATCGCCGCGACGCTCGTGGCCAGCACCGCCCTGCCGGCCTCGATCATCGGCACGTTCGCGGCGATGTATCTGCTGGACTACAGCCTGGACAACCTCTCGCTGATGGCCATCACGCTGTCGGTGGGTTTCGTGGTCGACGACGCCATCGTGGTGCTGGAGAACATCGTCCGGCACATGGAGATGGGCAAACCGCGCCTGCAGGCGGCGCTGGAGGGCTCGCGCGAAATCGGGTTCACCATCATCTCGATGACCCTCTCGCTGGCGGCGGTGTTCCTTCCGGTGCTGTTCATGGGCGGCATCGTCGGGCGGTTGTTCCGCGAGTTCGGAGTCGTCATCGCGGTGGCGGTGCTGATCTCGGGCATGGTTTCGCTGACGCTGACGCCGATGTTGTGCAGCCGTTTCCTGCGCCCGCCCCAAAGCGGGCGCAGGAACCGCCTCTATGCGTGGATCGAGCGGGTCTTCGACCGGATGGCCGCGTTCTACGGCTGGACGCTGCGCCCGGTGCTGCGACACAAGGCTGCGACGGTGCTGGTGTCGCTGGCGGTGCTGGCCGGCACATTCTGGCTGTTCGCGGCGCTGCCCAAGGGGTTCCTGCCCAGCGAAGACCGCTCGCAGATCTTCTGCTACGTCCAGGCCGGCGAGGGTATTTCGTACCAGTCCATGTTCGCCCACCAGCAGGCGGTCAACGCCGAGATCCTGCGCAACCCCAACGTCGAGTCGTTCATGTCCAGCGCGGGCGGGCGCGGCGGGTTCGGGGCGCTCAACACGGGCTTCATCTTCATTCGCCTCACGCCCATCGATCAGCGCGAGCAGTCGGCCGACGAGATCGTGCAGGTGTTCCGCCGGTCGCTGTCGACGATCCCGGGCGTGGAAGTGTTTCCGCAGAACCCGCCGATCATTTCCGTCGGAGGCCAGCTCACCAAGAGCCAGTACCAGTACACCCTCCAGAGCCCCGACACCAGTGAACTGTACCGCTACGCCCAGCAACTCGAGGCGCGGCTGAGCGTTCATCCGGGTTTTCGCGACGTCACCAGCGACCTGCAGATCAAGAACCCCCAGGTCAACGTGCAGATCGACCGCGACAAGGCGCGCGTCTACGGCGTCAACGCCCAGCAGATCGAAACCGCCCTGTTCAACGCCTACGCCTCGCGCCAGATCTCCACCATCCTGGCTCCCAACAACCAGTACCAGGTCGTCATCGAGGCGCAGATCCCGTTCCAGCAGAACCCCGACGCGCTGCGATGGATCTACATCCGCTCTGACAACGGGCAACTGGTGCCCCTGACGGCCGTGACGACGGTCACCGAGGGGGCCGGGCCGCTGACGATCAACCACCTGGGACAGTTGCCTTCGGTGACGATCTCATTCAACCTTCCCGCCGGGGCCGCCCTGGGTCCGGCCGTGGCAGTGGTGCAGGAGCTTTCGGCTGATCTTCCCGCCACGGTGACCACCAGCTTCCAGGGCACCGCCCAGGCGTTCCAGGCCTCGCAGTCGGGCATGCTGCTGCAGGTGCTGATGGCGGTGCTGGTGATCTACATCGTCCTGGGCGTGCTGTATGAGAGTTTCGTCCACCCCGTCACGATCCTGACGGCCCTGCCGTTTGCGGGCTTTGGCGCTTTGGCGGCCCTGATGCTGACCGGGACGGAGCTGTCGCTGTACGCCTTCGTGGGGATCATCATGCTGGTCGGGCTGGTCAAGAAGAACGGGATCATGATGATCGACTTCGCGGTCGAGGCCCAGCGCAGCGAAGGCAAGAGCCCCCGCGACGCGATCTACGACGCGTGCCTGATCCGCTTTCGCCCGATCATGATGACGACCATCTCGACGCTGGCGGCGGGCATCCCCGTTGCTCTGGGCACCGGCGTCGGGGCTGACAGCCGCCGCCCGCTGGGTATCGCCGTCGTCGGCGGACTGATCTTCAGCCAGACGCTGACCCTCTACGTCACGCCGGTATTCTACCTGCTCTTCGAACGCCTGCGAAACTTTCGCCGCAGGAAGGACGAAATTGACCACAGAGGCTCAGAGCAAAACGAGACGAATGAAAATTAG
- a CDS encoding efflux RND transporter periplasmic adaptor subunit has translation MDAKERCRRGSRPQGRALVAAVVALTLAASCSGRQAPPQAPPAVPVSVAKVVVADTPVEARNIGTVTAYSSVVIRSQIAGPIVQVDVDEGVLVGKGQLLFVIDPRPAQAALAQAKAALARDTGRLEFARRELQRVENAAEGGAASPNELDTARVLARTAAATVAVDKAAVEAAELQLAYSYIHAPIEGVAGELTTKTGNVVRANETALLTLNQIHPIYVNFTLAQRYLDDVRRFQRLRGPLPLEAYVGGRDHVPSRGALTFINNAVDVATGTILLKGTFANDDNRLWPGQFVEVALTLTTQTGAVLIPSHAVQTSQRGTFVFVIDNDLKAHMQLVEVDRTQGEQSVIARGLSGGQTVVVDGQLRLEEGAAVQIRPMIMPDEAATRPATAPAASGPGASQ, from the coding sequence ATGGATGCCAAAGAACGCTGCCGCCGAGGCTCCAGACCGCAGGGCCGGGCCCTTGTCGCCGCCGTGGTGGCTTTGACCTTAGCGGCGAGTTGCTCCGGCCGCCAGGCACCGCCCCAGGCCCCGCCGGCGGTGCCGGTCAGCGTCGCCAAGGTCGTCGTGGCCGACACGCCTGTGGAGGCTCGCAATATTGGCACGGTCACGGCGTACTCGTCGGTGGTGATCCGCTCGCAGATCGCCGGGCCGATCGTGCAAGTGGATGTCGACGAGGGGGTGCTGGTGGGCAAGGGGCAGCTTTTGTTCGTGATCGACCCGCGCCCGGCGCAGGCGGCGCTGGCCCAGGCGAAGGCGGCGTTGGCCAGAGACACCGGTCGGCTCGAGTTCGCCCGGCGAGAGTTGCAGCGAGTTGAAAATGCCGCCGAAGGCGGCGCCGCCTCCCCCAACGAACTCGACACCGCCAGAGTGCTGGCGCGCACCGCCGCCGCCACGGTGGCCGTCGACAAGGCCGCCGTCGAAGCGGCGGAGCTTCAACTGGCCTACAGCTATATCCACGCCCCCATCGAGGGTGTCGCTGGCGAGCTGACGACCAAGACCGGCAATGTCGTGCGGGCCAACGAGACGGCATTGCTGACGCTCAATCAGATCCACCCGATTTACGTGAACTTCACGCTGGCGCAGCGCTATCTCGACGACGTGCGTCGCTTTCAGCGTCTGCGCGGGCCTCTGCCGCTGGAGGCGTACGTGGGCGGGCGCGACCACGTGCCATCGCGGGGGGCGCTGACCTTCATCAACAACGCCGTGGATGTCGCCACCGGAACCATCCTGCTCAAGGGGACCTTCGCCAACGACGACAACCGCCTCTGGCCGGGGCAGTTTGTCGAAGTGGCGCTGACGCTGACGACCCAGACCGGCGCGGTGCTGATTCCCTCGCATGCGGTCCAGACCTCCCAGCGCGGCACGTTCGTCTTCGTCATCGACAACGATCTCAAGGCCCACATGCAACTCGTCGAGGTTGACCGAACCCAAGGGGAGCAAAGCGTCATCGCCAGGGGCCTCTCCGGAGGCCAGACCGTTGTCGTTGACGGGCAACTGCGCCTGGAGGAGGGCGCTGCGGTGCAGATCAGGCCCATGATAATGCCCGATGAAGCGGCCACACGACCGGCGACGGCGCCCGCGGCAAGTGGCCCGGGAGCGTCGCAATGA
- a CDS encoding CsgG/HfaB family protein: MRISICFAVLALAPCAWGQAAATRPAGNAASAPDPKAAPRHTVFAAPFTNETAQEQYDPAAAGLADLIGVLLAQQEHIVVVERQRLDVLAKEQVLMLRGLSGKTYAVAAGKLLAADCVLVGRVFLVDTKLTVSAQLIHIATDRVLAADQIACRPSDLPEASLQMALRLAKQLSLPLPAIDLSHVDKSPIASLHFCKALGDFYSGNLDSAIMQLMRTIDLDPDFVEAYYWAGLSYSRLREDAAAVIEWQEFLKRWPDAPQAPAVRELLAAANKRAAASGVPRLGPTTRPATGEGR, from the coding sequence ATGAGAATATCGATCTGCTTTGCTGTACTGGCCCTGGCCCCTTGTGCCTGGGGACAAGCCGCCGCGACCCGGCCTGCCGGCAATGCCGCCAGCGCCCCAGACCCCAAGGCGGCCCCGCGCCATACCGTCTTTGCCGCGCCGTTTACCAACGAAACCGCTCAGGAACAATATGACCCCGCCGCCGCAGGCCTGGCAGACCTGATCGGTGTGCTGCTGGCCCAGCAGGAGCATATCGTGGTCGTCGAGCGGCAGCGCCTCGATGTCCTGGCCAAGGAACAGGTCCTTATGTTGAGAGGCCTCAGCGGCAAGACTTATGCCGTTGCGGCCGGCAAGCTGTTGGCCGCTGATTGCGTGCTGGTCGGACGCGTGTTCCTGGTCGACACGAAGCTCACAGTCAGCGCGCAGTTGATCCATATCGCCACAGACCGCGTGCTGGCGGCCGACCAGATCGCCTGCCGCCCCTCGGACCTGCCCGAGGCGAGCCTTCAGATGGCCTTGCGCCTGGCCAAGCAGCTTTCGCTGCCGCTGCCGGCGATCGATTTGTCCCACGTCGACAAGTCTCCCATCGCGTCGCTGCATTTCTGCAAGGCCTTGGGCGACTTCTACTCCGGCAACCTCGACTCGGCGATCATGCAGCTCATGCGGACCATCGACCTGGACCCGGACTTCGTCGAGGCCTACTACTGGGCCGGCCTGAGCTACAGCCGCCTGCGCGAGGATGCCGCCGCAGTTATTGAGTGGCAGGAGTTCCTCAAGCGCTGGCCAGACGCCCCACAAGCCCCGGCCGTGCGCGAGCTGCTGGCGGCTGCCAACAAGCGCGCCGCCGCTTCCGGCGTCCCGCGCCTCGGGCCGACCACCCGTCCAGCCACCGGCGAGGGCAGGTAA
- a CDS encoding DUF5661 family protein translates to MNLPEYITHQEVQRVCRQLKIRDWTAIADGKVALDEARTILGELRVEERIDPEDFRRGLEVELEHGTRFPDANVTNNHPILTGKIVLAHLKETLDYYSRLEIAELEGDLMNSITAAGAAKLQNYYMRLAQARIELAQREAQKLSNG, encoded by the coding sequence ATGAATCTGCCGGAATACATCACGCACCAGGAAGTCCAGAGAGTCTGCAGGCAGTTGAAGATTCGCGACTGGACGGCCATCGCCGACGGAAAGGTCGCTCTCGACGAAGCGCGGACCATCCTGGGCGAACTGCGCGTCGAAGAGCGGATCGACCCTGAGGACTTCCGCCGCGGGCTGGAAGTCGAGCTTGAACACGGAACGCGATTCCCCGACGCCAACGTCACCAACAACCACCCCATCCTGACGGGCAAGATCGTGCTGGCCCACCTCAAGGAAACGCTCGACTATTACAGCCGCCTCGAGATCGCCGAACTCGAAGGCGACCTGATGAACTCGATCACGGCCGCCGGCGCCGCCAAGCTGCAGAACTACTACATGCGTCTTGCCCAGGCGCGTATCGAGCTGGCCCAGCGCGAAGCCCAGAAGCTTTCGAACGGTTGA
- a CDS encoding DHH family phosphoesterase, whose product MRPTQTLRKLADLRSLLAGKSSLLIVLQDNPDPDALAAAMALRKLAHHLGGVQCTLASGGSVGRAENRALVRYLDANVRPIEQIETSRFDVIATVDTQPGLGNNSLPAGIVPQIVIDHHPIHDETRRAQFFDIRSRYGASSTILWEYIQAANLTPEPPLATALLYGIQSDTQDFGREATAADKLAYGDLYPLANKRILGTIQRGEEPTEYYRVLVTALAAANLAGNCIYSNLGSVDNVDMIAEVADLLLRHERADWSLCWGHHDNRMLLSLRTIAPDGRADVVIRHIVHRKGTGGGHHSMAGGQISVAPPQTSQEKLDRLIVRRFLHATGNEKAPIQKLLPQTVSPLRDGAGPAGP is encoded by the coding sequence ATGCGCCCAACCCAAACACTGCGGAAGCTGGCCGATCTGCGGAGCCTGCTGGCGGGCAAGTCCTCGCTGCTGATCGTCCTGCAGGACAACCCGGACCCTGACGCCCTGGCCGCGGCGATGGCGCTGCGCAAGCTCGCGCACCATCTGGGCGGCGTGCAATGCACGCTGGCCAGCGGCGGCAGCGTCGGACGCGCCGAGAACCGCGCCCTGGTGCGCTACCTCGACGCCAACGTCCGCCCCATCGAGCAGATCGAGACCTCCCGCTTCGACGTCATCGCCACCGTCGACACGCAACCGGGCCTGGGCAACAACTCCCTGCCGGCGGGCATCGTGCCCCAGATCGTCATCGACCACCATCCCATCCACGACGAGACGCGCCGGGCACAGTTCTTCGACATTCGAAGCCGCTACGGCGCCTCCTCGACCATCCTGTGGGAATATATCCAGGCGGCCAACCTCACGCCCGAGCCGCCGCTGGCGACGGCGCTGCTGTACGGTATCCAGAGCGATACGCAGGATTTCGGGCGCGAGGCGACGGCGGCCGACAAGCTGGCTTACGGCGACCTGTACCCCCTGGCCAACAAGCGCATCCTGGGCACCATCCAACGCGGCGAGGAACCGACGGAATACTATCGCGTGCTCGTGACCGCCCTGGCGGCGGCCAATCTGGCGGGCAACTGCATCTACAGCAATCTCGGGTCGGTAGACAATGTCGACATGATCGCCGAAGTGGCCGATCTGCTCCTTCGCCACGAGCGGGCGGACTGGTCACTGTGCTGGGGACATCACGATAATCGCATGCTGCTGAGTCTGCGCACGATTGCCCCCGACGGCCGTGCCGACGTCGTCATCCGCCACATCGTCCACCGCAAGGGCACCGGCGGCGGGCATCACAGCATGGCCGGGGGGCAGATTTCCGTTGCGCCGCCGCAGACCTCGCAGGAGAAACTCGACCGCCTGATCGTGCGGCGTTTTCTGCATGCCACCGGCAACGAGAAGGCGCCCATCCAGAAACTGCTGCCGCAGACCGTCAGCCCGCTACGGGACGGGGCAGGCCCAGCAGGTCCATGA
- a CDS encoding uracil-DNA glycosylase codes for MSDSEEMLKKAAAQLLAIENFLGGAFLPAKANPLPAPAARQVAQTPRPQAAPTGPAMSRDEKSAALEALSQQIAACRKCSLAADRANPVPGEGNPDAQLVFVGEAPGADEDRTGHPFVGRAGDLLTKMIAAMGLTRQDVYICNMVKCRPPENRTPTPQEIQACWGHLAAQLQIIRPRVIVTLGNPATQNLLQTTVGITRLRGQWQTLGDAIPALAGTPVMPTFHPAYVLRNYSEDTRRKVWSDLQAVMDLLGLPRPVAG; via the coding sequence ATGAGCGACTCTGAAGAAATGTTGAAAAAAGCCGCCGCCCAACTGCTGGCGATCGAGAACTTTCTGGGCGGGGCGTTCCTGCCCGCCAAGGCCAACCCGCTGCCCGCCCCCGCGGCGCGGCAAGTGGCCCAGACGCCCCGCCCCCAGGCGGCGCCGACCGGACCGGCCATGTCGCGAGACGAAAAGTCTGCTGCCCTCGAGGCCCTCTCCCAGCAGATCGCCGCCTGCCGCAAGTGCTCATTGGCCGCGGACCGCGCCAACCCCGTGCCCGGCGAAGGCAACCCCGACGCCCAACTCGTATTCGTCGGCGAGGCCCCCGGGGCCGACGAAGACCGCACCGGCCACCCCTTCGTCGGACGTGCCGGTGACTTGTTGACGAAGATGATCGCGGCGATGGGTCTGACGCGCCAGGACGTGTACATCTGCAACATGGTCAAGTGCCGCCCGCCCGAGAACCGCACGCCGACCCCGCAGGAAATACAGGCCTGCTGGGGGCACTTGGCCGCGCAGTTGCAGATCATCCGCCCGCGCGTGATCGTCACCCTGGGCAACCCCGCCACGCAGAACCTGCTGCAGACGACCGTGGGCATCACCCGCCTGCGCGGGCAGTGGCAGACGCTCGGCGACGCCATCCCCGCCCTGGCCGGTACGCCCGTCATGCCGACCTTCCACCCCGCCTATGTCCTGCGGAACTACAGCGAAGACACGCGTCGAAAAGTCTGGTCGGACCTTCAGGCCGTCATGGACCTGCTGGGCCTGCCCCGTCCCGTAGCGGGCTGA